The following are encoded in a window of Torulaspora globosa chromosome 4, complete sequence genomic DNA:
- the PEP1 gene encoding type I sorting receptor (ancestral locus Anc_8.163), which yields MNLACLVVTLVIALARVCYADGFTPRVSRIAEGAAFSYNIQPFDDSTTIIRSLQSGISVSKDNGRTWKRIKKVKADYAYVDPFHSHSRAIAMSFDKPGQIYITDDMGESWNRAVMDLEYGEKSSGGCVLLTHPSSGDYLIAQCDVCESFGEEKGGSELDSEPGNEEDESGSFGCKRYSLISKDGGKSFQRVRASEDADVVCYFGASSPQSSLVEDEKTVYCLERVGDSDGGGQPGADVRSRLFYTRDFGKTCLDVEQFKDMMISSILVLKSFLVVFTQEDRFNEFSNKEVWVSADGTLFRKAHLPTQLREVDDFGVFEDSLGKIFLPITTGENSRKSSQVYVSDSQGLKFSAIPWTTENPEGFVMIAESEYLPGTLLAQFEGVRRSSSEANKPRMRAKTKISFDGGFSWNNLKVVDDPENKKDYPCDIDDVENCSLHVLFAFQSQPGAAPGIIMKLGVVGDGTQINLEEADLFLSTDGGRTWKKTASSSISLFAFGDMGNIMVRCPFDPDRDGDPQSEFYYSLDHGQTWNEYQLEKAIIPTELISTTPDGSGANFILKGFDGKRNSNFLYAIDFNEAFDGKRCGDDDFETFYVADGECVNGVKRKYSRRKSSSSCLIRKPFVNLEWEEEVCEICSAKDYECSFEFSRNADGQCELDYQLLSVSDVCKGSPEGQLTLKPMQLMRGDMCHRELDITPVEVSCGSLSEPEQHASEVSVKENEFDSNIVFYQYFDTMEHETIVIGTMKNDIYISHDSGQTIKKFDMDDKIIEVVFNPYFNSSAYFFGLSGTLYVTKDRGNSFHETKLPQARQLGFPLEFHAKDENTFIYYGGKDCDSMFSPECHAVAYITTDAGQSFRELLDNAIHCEFSGSQFESPYNENQIFCQVKEKHSQTRALVSSNDFFINDKTVLYENIIGYMSTGEFTVVAIPHENGELRAYVTVDGHEFAEAKFPMDATAEKQEAFTVLGSQTGSIFLHLSTSNKRGEEFGVLMKSNSNGTSFVTLEKAVNRNQHGMVDFEKVQGLEGIILVNTVSNRENVLRKGEPKELQSRITFNDGSDWSYIKPPKKDSEGKRFDCSNKPLEACALHLHSYSERTDIRDTFSSGSALGFLFGVGNVGSHLLPEDECSTFFSSDGGESWREVKKGAYQWEYGDHGGVLVLVPKNVPTDILSYSLDSGETWKDFKFTEERTIVQDIVTVPGDSALRFLLLSQSTSIRGGSTKTFSIDFTGSFKKQCAFNREDPAHDDFDYLPLGESGTKCLFGHRAKYLRKINNECYVGNVPLSDYVQITNNCSCTRQDYECDYNFERSVDGTCKLVSGLSPSDPSDICRKSDAVEYFKPSGYRKIPLSTCEGGLKLDAVSDPIPCPGKEAEYNEKYGIHGSSFFIIFFVPFVIVALLAWFVYERGIRRNGGFARFGEIRLGDDGLIENNGTDRAVNLVVKSGLYVVSGFYAGYLLAKRSLVNAAAKVSERFGRRRGPTYSSLLHDQFLDDADDLLEGHDDDASDLGNFLESEANFEIDEDNAGDAVTQQLYSDEIPPAAEADDNHGGQNEEL from the coding sequence ATGAATTTAGCGTGTCTTGTAGTCACGCTTGTGATAGCGCTGGCGCGAGTTTGCTATGCTGACGGGTTCACGCCACGGGTTAGCAGGATCGCGGAGGGCGCCGCTTTCAGCTACAACATACAGCCTTTTGACGACTCTACGACGATAATCCGGTCTTTGCAGTCTGGGATATCGGTTAGCAAGGACAATGGTAGGACGTGGAAGCGGATTAAGAAGGTGAAGGCGGACTACGCGTATGTGGACCCGTTCCATAGCCACAGCAGGGCGATTGCGATGTCGTTCGACAAGCCGGGGCAGATCTACATCACTGACGATATGGGAGAAAGCTGGAATAGGGCTGTCATGGATCTGGAGTACGGCGAAAAGTCGTCGGGGGGCTGTGTTTTGCTCACGCATCCCAGCAGTGGAGATTATCTGATCGCGCAATGCGACGTGTGTGAGAGTTTCGGAGAGGAGAAGGGCGGCTCGGAGTTAGATAGCGAGCCGGGgaacgaggaagacgagtCTGGGTCTTTCGGATGCAAGCGTTACTCGCTTATATCGAAGGACGGCGGCAAGAGCTTCCAGCGGGTTCGGGCGTCGGAAGATGCGGATGTAGTGTGCTATTTTGGCGCGTCCTCGCCGCAGTCCTCGCTTGTAGAGGACGAGAAGACCGTGTACTGCCTGGAGCGCGTCGGCGACTCCGATGGCGGCGGGCAGCCCGGGGCGGATGTCCGTTCGAGGTTGTTTTACACTCGGGACTTTGGTAAGACTTGTCTCGACGTGGAGCAGTTCAAAGACATGATGATTAGCTCGATTCTGGTGCTCAAGTCGTTTCTTGTTGTGTTTACGCAGGAAGACAGGTTCAACGAGTTCTCGAATAAGGAGGTTTGGGTATCCGCTGATGGAACTTTGTTTAGGAAGGCTCACCTGCCCACGCAGCTGAGAGAGGTAGACGATTTTGGTGTGTTCGAAGACTCCCTGGGGAAGATATTTCTGCCGATAACGACCGGGGAAAACTCGCGGAAATCGTCGCAGGTGTACGTGTCTGATTCGCAGggcttgaaattttcagctATCCCGTGGACTACAGAAAACCCCGAGGGCTTCGTTATGATTGCGGAGTCCGAATACCTCCCAGGAACGCTGTTAGCGCAATTTGAGGGCGTAAGAAGATCGTCAAGCGAGGCGAATAAGCCTCGTATGAGAGCAAAGaccaagatctcttttGATGGCGGTTTCAGTTGGAATAACCTAAAGGTTGTCGATGATCCtgagaacaagaaggatTACCCTTGTGACATCGACGACGTAGAAAATTGTTCCTTGCACGTTCTTTTTGCGTTCCAGTCGCAGCCTGGCGCAGCTCCCGGCATCATCATGAAACTGGGCGTTGTTGGCGATGGAACTCAAAtcaatttggaagaagcGGACCTGTTTCTATCGACAGACGGGGGTCGCACgtggaagaagacagcGAGTAGCAGTATATCTCTTTTCGCGTTTGGGGACATGGGGAACATTATGGTCCGGTGCCCGTTCGATCCCGATCGCGACGGCGATCCTCAGTCGGAGTTCTACTATTCGCTGGATCACGGACAAACCTGGAATGAATATCAGCTCGAGAAAGCCATTATACCAACTGAGCTCATCTCCACGACACCTGACGGTTCCGGCGCTAATTTCATTCTTAAAGGCTTTGACGGGAAACGAAATTCGAACTTCTTATATGCCATTGATTTCAACGAAGCCTTTGACGGCAAGAGATGCGGAGACGATGATTTCGAAACCTTTTATGTCGCCGACGGAGAATGTGTGAACGGTGTTAAACGTAAGTacagcagaagaaagtcGTCGTCTTCCTGTCTGATCCGCAAGCCGTTTGTTAATCTGGAgtgggaagaagaggtcTGTGAGATATGCTCAGCAAAGGATTATGAATGCTCCTTCGAGTTCTCAAGAAATGCCGATGGTCAATGCGAACTCGATTACCAACTCTTGAGCGTCTCCGATGTGTGCAAAGGCTCACCAGAGGGACAGCTGACGTTAAAACCCATGCAGCTTATGAGAGGTGACATGTGCCACCGTGAGCTTGACATAACACCTGTGGAGGTCTCATGTGGATCACTCTCAGAGCCAGAACAGCACGCCAGTGAGGTTTCGGTCAAGGAGAATGAGTTTGACTCAAATATTGTTTTCTATCAATACTTTGACACTATGGAACACGAAACAATCGTTATTGGCACAATGAAGAATGATATTTACATCTCTCATGATTCCGGACAAACTATCAAGAAATTTGATATGGATGATAAGATCATCGAGGTAGTCTTCAATCCATACTTCAATTCATCAGCTTATTTTTTCGGTCTGAGCGGTACACTTTACGTCACGAAAGATAGAGGAAACTCTTTCCATGAAACGAAGCTGCCACAAGCCAGACAACTTGGATTTCCGCTTGAGTTTCATGCTAAAGATGAGAACACTTTTATCTACTACGGTGGGAAGGACTGCGACTCTATGTTTAGCCCAGAATGTCATGCGGTTGCATATATAACAACTGATGCGGGGCAAAGTTTTAGAGAACTTTTGGACAATGCAATCCATTGCGAGTTCAGTGGCTCTCAGTTCGAATCTCCTTACAACGAAAACCAAATTTTCTGTCaagtcaaagaaaagcaCTCGCAAACAAGAGCATTGGTCTCTTCgaatgatttcttcattaATGACAAGACAGTGTTGTACGAAAATATCATAGGCTATATGTCAACTGGTGAATTTACAGTCGTTGCCATTCCACACGAAAATGGGGAACTTCGTGCGTATGTGACTGTAGATGGGCATGAGTTTGCAGAGGCAAAATTCCCAATGGATGCTACAGCGGAGAAACAAGAGGCTTTTACTGTTCTCGGCTCACAAACTGGATCAATTTTCTTGCATTTGTCGACAAGCAACAAAAGAGGGGAAGAATTTGGAGTGTTGATGAAGTCGAATTCAAACGGGACTTCGTTCGTCACCCTGGAAAAAGCAGTTAATAGGAACCAGCATGGAATGGTGGATTTCGAGAAGGTTCAAGGACTAGAGGGAATTATATTGGTCAATACCGTTTCCAACCGCGAGAATGTTCTGCGAAAGGGAGAGCCGAAGGAACTTCAGTCACGTATCACATTCAATGATGGTTCTGACTGGTCTTATATAAAGCCACCAAAGAAGGATTCAGAGGGGAAGCGTTTCGATTGCAGTAATAAACCTTTAGAGGCATGCGCATTGCATCTTCATAGCTATTCTGAAAGAACGGATATCAGAGATacattttcttctggtTCGGCACTCGGTTTCTTATTTGGTGTTGGAAATGTTGGAAGCCATCTGCTACCAGAGGATGAGTGTTCCACTTTTTTCAGTTCTGATGGCGGTGAAAGCTGGAGAGAGGTCAAGAAAGGAGCTTATCAATGGGAGTATGGTGATCATGGAGGGGTTTTGGTTCTGGTCCCCAAAAATGTCCCCACTGACATTCTATCTTACTCCCTAGATTCTGGCGAAACTTGGAAAGACTTTAAATTTACCGAAGAGAGAACAATCGTTCAAGATATTGTTACTGTACCCGGGGACTCGGCTTTGAGATTCCTGCTTCTGTCTCAGTCGACCTCTATTAGAGGTGGGTCTACTAAAACATTTTCCATCGATTTTACTGGgagcttcaagaaacaatGTGCCTTTAATAGGGAAGACCCCGCCCATGACGACTTCGATTACTTACCTCTAGGTGAATCAGGAACAAAATGCTTATTTGGCCATCGAGCAAAGTACCTAAGAAAGATTAACAACGAGTGCTATGTGGGCAATGTGCCTTTGTCAGACTACGTGCAAATTACAAACAATTGCTCGTGCACTAGACAGGATTACGAGTGCGATTACAATTTTGAGCGCTCGGTAGATGGAACATGTAAACTAGTGAGCGGGCTCAGTCCAAGTGATCCGTCGGACATTTGCAGGAAGTCTGATGCGGTGGAGTATTTCAAGCCCTCAGGTTACAGAAAAATTCCACTCTCTACTTGCGAGGGGGGCTTGAAACTTGACGCGGTATCTGACCCAATTCCTTGTCCTGGCAAAGAAGCCGAATACAACGAAAAGTACGGAATTCATGGATCTTCGTTCTTTATCATATTCTTCGTTCCGTTTGTTATTGTTGCCCTGCTAGCGTGGTTTGTGTATGAACGTGGAATCAGAAGAAACGGCGGATTTGCGAGATTTGGCGAAATTCGGCTGGGAGACGATGGTTTGATTGAGAATAACGGCACCGATAGAGCAGTCAACCTAGTCGTCAAATCGGGACTCTATGTGGTTTCCGGCTTTTACGCGGGTTATCTACTTGCCAAGCGGTCACTTGTAAACGCAGCTGCAAAAGTGAGCGAGAGATTTGGCAGGAGAAGAGGCCCTACATATTCATCATTACTACACGACCAATTCCTAGACGATGCAGATGACTTACTAGAGGGACACGACGATGACGCGAGCGACCTGGGAAACTTTTTGGAAAGTGAAGCAAACTTCGAAATAGATGAAGACAATGCAGGCGACGCTGTCACTCAGCAGCTGTACTCTGACGAGATCCCGCCAGCTGCAGAGGCGGATGATAACCATGGCGGCCAAAACGAAGAGCTGTAA
- the FUS3 gene encoding mitogen-activated serine/threonine-protein kinase FUS3 (ancestral locus Anc_8.162) → MGKRVLLFNISSEFQLKSLLGEGAYGVVCSAVHKPTGEVVAIKKIEPFDKPLFALRTLREIKILKHFQHENIISIFDIQRPDSFENFNEVYIIQEMMQTDLHRVIATQQLTDDHIQYFIYQTLRAVKTLHGSNVIHRDLKPSNLLINANCDLKICDFGLARIANGRESDPNCGLTEYVATRWYRAPEVMLTAAKYSKAMDIWSCGCILAELFLKRPIFPGKDYRHQLMLIFGVLGTPRGRDLLSVQSKRAREYINTLPRYDRIPLKKLFPNVNPLGLDLLHRMLLFDPRERITARDALAHPYLRTYHDAADEPEGEVIPPSFFDFDQQKDVLTTKDVLTTKDLKKLLWNEIFM, encoded by the coding sequence ATGGGTAAGAGAGTGCTACTGTTCAACATCTCGAGCGAGTTCCAGCTGAAGTCGCTGCTGGGCGAGGGAGCGTACGGGGTTGTCTGTTCTGCAGTCCACAAGCCAACGGGCGAGGTGGTCgcgatcaagaaaataGAGCCGTTCGACAAACCGCTGTTTGCGCTTCGAACGCTCAGAGAGATAAAGATCCTCAAACACTTCCAGCACGAGAACATCATCTCGATATTCGACATACAGAGACCGGACTCGTTTGAAAACTTCAATGAGGTGTACATCATCCAGGAGATGATGCAGACAGACCTGCATCGCGTGATCGCGACGCAGCAGCTCACAGACGACCACATCCAGTACTTCATATACCAGACGCTGCGCGCGGTCAAGACGCTGCACGGCTCGAACGTGATCCACAGAGATCTCAAGCCGTCCAACCTGCTCATCAACGCGAACTGCGATCTCAAGATATGCGACTTCGGACTTGCGCGCATCGCGAACGGGCGCGAGTCGGACCCGAACTGCGGGCTCACCGAGTACGTCGCGACGCGGTGGTACCGCGCGCCAGAAGTGATGCTCACCGCGGCAAAGTACAGCAAAGCCATGGACATCTGGTCGTGCGGATGCATCCTCGCAGAGCTGTTCCTCAAGAGGCCGATATTCCCGGGAAAAGACTACAGGCACCAGCTGATGCTGATCTTCGGGGTGCTCGGCACGCCGCGCGGCAGAGACCTGCTGTCCGTGCAGTCGAAGCGGGCGCGCGAGTACATCAACACGCTGCCCCGCTACGACAGGATCCCGCTGAAAAAGCTGTTTCCGAACGTGAACCCGCTCGGCCTGGATCTGCTGCACCGGATGCTGCTGTTCGATCCGCGCGAGCGGATCACCGCGCGCGACGCGCTCGCGCATCCGTACCTGCGCACGTACCACGACGCGGCAGACGAGCCCGAGGGCGAGGTCATCCCGCCCAGTTTCTTCGACTTTGACCAGCAGAAGGACGTGCTCACCACCAAGGACGTGCTCACCACCAAGGAcctcaagaagctgctcTGGAACGAGATCTTTATGTAG
- the ACH1 gene encoding acetyl-CoA hydrolase (ancestral locus Anc_8.161) encodes MTVSKLLRERVRYAPYLAKVREAHELIPLFENGQYIGWSGFTGVGAPKVVPHALVEHVEKNGLQGKLRFNLFVGASAGFEECRWAEHDMIERRAPHQVGKPIAKAINAGKINFFDKHLSMFPQDLTYGFYSRNRTDGKVLDYTIIEATAIKEDGSIVPGPSVGGSPEFVSVSDKIIIEINTATPSFEGLHDIDMPVNPPHRQPYPYVKVDDKCGVDSIRVDPERVVAIVESRTMDQVPPNTPSDHTSKAIANHLVEFFRNEVRHGRLPENLHPLQSGIGNIANAVIEGLTDARFKHLTVWTEVLQDSFLDLFENGSLDYATATSVRLTEKGFERLFKNWDQFKNKLCLRSQVVSNSPEIIRRLGVIAMNTPVEVDIYAHANSTNVNGSRMLNGLGGSADFLRNAKLSIMHAPSARPTKVDPTGISSIVPMASHVDQTEHDLDIVVTDQGLADLRGLSPRERAREIINNCAHPDYKDLLTDYLQRSEHYAQKHGCLHEPHMLKNAHKFHTNLIEKGTMKVDAWDPVD; translated from the coding sequence ATGACGGTGTCGAAGTTGCTTAGGGAAAGAGTGAGATACGCTCCTTATCTGGCCAAAGTTAGGGAAGCTCATGAGTTGATTCCGCTGTTCGAAAACGGACAGTACATCGGCTGGTCAGGCTTCACGGGTGTCGGAGCGCCAAAGGTGGTGCCACACGCGCTGGTGGAACATGTGGAAAAGAACGGGCTGCAGGGGAAGTTGCGGTTCAATCTGTTTGTTGGGGCGTCCGCGGGGTTTGAGGAGTGCCGGTGGGCGGAGCACGACATGATCGAAAGGCGGGCGCCCCACCAGGTGGGAAAGCCGATCGCGAAGGCGATCAATGCGGGGaagatcaacttcttcgaTAAGCATCTCTCGATGTTCCCGCAGGATCTGACGTATGGGTTTTACTCTAGGAACCGGACGGACGGCAAGGTGTTGGACTACACGATTATCGAGGCGACGGCGATCAAGGAGGACGGTTCGATTGTGCCCGGACCGTCGGTGGGCGGGTCGCCGGAGTTTGTGTCGGTGTCGGACAAGATTATCATCGAGATTAACACTGCTACGCCCTCGTTTGAGGGGCTGCATGATATAGATATGCCTGTGAACCCGCCTCACAGACAGCCTTATCCGTATGTGAAAGTGGACGACAAGTGCGGAGTGGACTCGATTCGTGTGGACCCAGAGAGGGTGGTGGCGATCGTGGAATCGCGCACGATGGATCAGGTACCCCCTAATACGCCCTCGGACCATACTTCTAAGGCGATCGCCAACCATTTGGTCGAGTTTTTCAGAAACGAGGTGAGGCACGGCAGGCTACCTGAAAATCTGCATCCTCTGCAAAGCGGGATCGGTAACATTGCCAACGCGGTGATAGAGGGTCTGACCGATGCCAGGTTCAAGCACCTGACGGTGTGGACCGAAGTGCTGCAGGACTCTTTCTTGGATCTGTTTGAAAACGGGTCGCTGGATTACGCCACGGCGACCTCGGTCAGACTGACCGAGAAGGGCTTCGAGAGgttgttcaagaactgGGACCAGTTCAAGAATAAGCTGTGTCTAAGGTCGCAAGTGGTCTCGAACAGCCCGGAGATAATCCGTCGGCTCGGCGTTATCGCGATGAACACACCGGTGGAGGTCGATATCTATGCTCACGCAAACTCCACCAACGTGAACGGGTCGCGGATGCTGAACGGTCTTGGCGGGTCCGCGGATTTCTTGAGAAACGCTAAACTGTCCATCATGCACGCCCCATCGGCAAGACCAACAAAAGTGGACCCCACGGGCATTTCGTCGATCGTGCCAATGGCTTCGCACGTCGACCAGACAGAGCACGATCTCGACATCGTCGTGACAGACCAGGGTCTGGCCGACTTGAGAGGACTCTCACCTAGAGAAAGGGCTCGCGAGATCATAAACAACTGTGCTCATCCAGATTATAAAGACCTGCTCACAGACTACCTGCAGAGGTCGGAACACTACGCCCAAAAGCATGGATGTCTGCATGAGCCGCACATGCTGAAGAACGCCCACAAGTTCCATACCAATCTCATCGAGAAGGGCACGATGAAAGTCGACGCTTGGGATCCCGTAGACTAG